A segment of the Vespula pensylvanica isolate Volc-1 chromosome 9, ASM1446617v1, whole genome shotgun sequence genome:
ataataagaattagaTGTATTAATCATATGTAAAACTCAATCACGTGATCCTTACATCTAGGgctatataaaattgtaatatgcCATCGGGATCGTCATAATTGGGATCATAATCTGGACGATCTCTTCTATAGGCCTCAGCAGCAGGTAATAAAACACTTTCTGCGAATTGTATTTCACAATCATCGCCCTCTGCAAATgaatatacaatttaataattcgtcTTATATCCATTTTCGTTTAAACgcatcattattttatatttaatttcatgttTACTTACCAACGAAGAGTATAATAGCCGGTGCATCGTGCAACGATGTCGCATATTTCTCTGTCAGAATATTGACCAATCGACTGGTCCATGGAAAGTTCTgcaatcgaaaaataaaaaaaaaattgaaaaagaggTATGATAGAATCATATTAAAAGCTAATAAgttattcaaagaaaatcaagatttattagatttttaccAATCCTTCAGGATCTTCGAGTAATTCGGCTCTACCATCGAGGGTAATGATATTATCCCGTGGATCAAGAATAACCAAGGTAGGTATTGCTTGAACATCTAAAGCTCTAGCCAATTTTCGACGTCTTTCTTCCTGACTGAATGGTATCCTAAGCCAGGGCATTGTTTCTGTATAAGCATTGTAGGATTCCTCGCtcctgaaataaaagaagatgagtaattatttcaaatccaCGAAGAAATTCATAATCGCAGAAAAGTAGAGATCtcagaaaaatgattttacctATCGGAACTCACGAAAATTACTTCAAAATCATGTCCTCTCTCGCGGATCCGCTGATAAGTATCCACGAGCTGCGGTGTAAATGCTTTACAAGGAGGACACTGAAatggagataaaaagaaatgtacatatgtatgtatcattcatatatatttttctagaaaCAACAATCACCGATGATCATTGGATGATCCTAATGATTATTAGAAACTTTCAGATATGACTACTAcgtttcataataatttactttGCGTAGTAATTAGTCTCGGTTTACATTTTTACACGAGAGTGAAAATCCACgaggtaaataataataattttaattcataattttttttttcttttttacgataattgtatttcttttgttacttACCCAATGTGCACTGAAGTAAACACCTTTAAAACAATGTCGTAGCTCCTCATGTAACATCGGTTCGTTGCTGTCGCGAGCACCACAAGACCGCAAAGGTCCATCTTCTAGGGCAGCTTTTGGATGTGGTGGTTTCCAAGGGAATTCGGCGCCAGTAGGATCGGCAATGGTTCGTTCGACGCCACCCCTTGTCACGACCGAACCATTCGAACCCTCGAGTAGAATCAACGTAGGCACTCCTGCCTTTATCCGATACCTTCTCGTCAGCCTGGTCTAAAAGAAACATTGCTGATCATTCATCTCGCACgagtctctttcttcttcgttatagTCTCAATGCTTTTTCATGAATGATACAATCAacgtctctctttatttttatatgtgatATCTATCGTCATTATCGATCATCCATGAAACGATCAAATTGCAAAGATTAACACACATCGAACTACACACATTTTATAGAATGGCTTACTCAGCCACCTAGTTCTTTAAACTCAGTCTATTTATTACGACGTATTTTACTCCAAAGAGTATAGCAATTTAATCAGAGCGAATTgctaaatttataaaattgtccAGAATAAAACAATGATCGTATGGATATCTTACGGAAGTCTCAAAGATGATACGATAGATACATTCGACGAAACGCGAGAAGAAGAACGTATTGTTGCGTTCAACGTGTTATcctaattctttctcttctcccgtCTGTCTgttagtctctctctttttatcttttttatactatacTGCTTACGTAAAAAGTAGGAAGAGTTAAAGAAGACGTAGAAATACGTTGAGATTTATCGACTATGCAAGGCTTATCACGAACGAGCAACAAACAATGCACAAatcataagagaaaaagaaagaaggatgaagATAGAGAGTTAGAGGAAATGTTCGACTTTGTCTCATCTGTTGTCTTAAAAAAACGTAACAACCCCGAATGTACGTAGAGTAAAGGATGGCAACGAGTGTAGAAAAGAGGGTGCGGTGTCTGCCGACAATGAGTACTGTCTCTCCTGTCAGCTCGTATGATTACAGCCaggatgagaagaaaaaggaaagggctCTTCTACGATGCTAGCGACGGATAAAATGCCAAAGGGTTTACGCGCGCATCGAGAAGATAACAGTGCagtagtaacagcagcagTGACGGAATAAAGCTTCGTAGACGCGATTCAATCTGCAATATTAACAAGTTAAAGTTCAGTCAAATCGATCGGAAGTCgcatttaatattaactagCAGACTCTCTTCGAATTGATCCGAAATTTCGGATAAGACTTCACTGAAGGACATTAAAATCTGTTTAATGAAATGATTAGAATCTTGATCTAGAAAGAACATTATgctttgaaaaagagagtgtATTTTCTATTCCAATTTTCCTAATTTAATCACACAAAAGATTAGTGCTTCACTGTTGCTGATCTATATGATAGAAACACTAAAtataacaaagagagagaaagagagagaaagtcacgGGGGAGAATCATCAGAGTCTCAGGGATCACTCTTACAACTATCGTCCTCTGGgatctcttcttccctttacGCTCTTTCGCGTACTTGGAAGGATATGCGAAATTTCCTAGGGCGATATGGGTGCAAGGAGAAGAAgggtgtgagagagagagagagaaacagagacagagagatagagaaccgATATAAGGCGGCAAGAGGGTGAACTCGAGGCACCAAACGTGCGACGGCGTACGTTATCGcgaccctctctttctctttctctttctctctctttctctttctctctctctctctctgtccctccaACACACTCACACCACGAAGGCATTACTTTTCTCTCCCCGCGTATATTTCCAtagctgctactgctactgctgctgctctACTCCGTTTGTCCGTACCGgagtatatacgtgtacgagTTGGTTTGCCGCCTCCGTCTCGGCCGGTCGATAACGTGTACGTCCTCCCTTGCTGTTGCTGCCGCGAGCTCGACGGTGCTATCGTTATTTCCCCCGACAGTGTGGATGTCCCCTACCACGTTCTCTCCTCGCTcaccccttctcttcttctcaccCTTTCTACCCCTCcaattctctccctctctctctctctctccctttcactCCAACACTCACGCGCCAAATAACTTCTCTTTtcccctccctccttctctctctctctctctctctctctctctctctctctctcttttgctcgtGCCATTTGTCACATCGCGACATCAGCAAGACacgatagaggaagagagacagagagaaacatagTTAGAAGGGTGGGAAACGGATCACTGTTGACTCGTTCACGCTCGTTCAAACGTCTCCTCCGTGTATACACGAATCGTGGTCGaccaacgatgacgacgacaacgacacagcgacgacggcgacggcgacggcgacgacgacgacaacgacgacgacgtctcCGATGGACGACGTGGGCGGGGAAAGATCCAAACGACTGAACGATGCTCCTTTGATCGAGCTCTTCTtcgctttcttctctttcatcctACCATCTTTCCTTGGACAGACATTCGACGTAATTCCAGCTACaatcgactctctctctttttctctgtctctccctcttcctttctttgtctatttttctcatcctctttttctatttcgatcgatagCGATTATGAAAGTCGCGTTTAGCCGATGAGAGAACGGTATAAAGGAACCGCCGTGAAAAGGCATTCTCAATGAACGTATTCCCCGGTAATGTTTAGTATAATGTTTGTGTAGGTCGATAGTCGATACTATAATGGTGCCTATTGGCCTCCAAATATCCTttgttctattatatattttcattttctaatcatATGTAATGTATCAAAGTAACTTCGTTATATTAGATCTTCATCCTCTTTCCTTTAAGTAATAGAtgttataattagaaatagaaaaataaacaaaggaAGCAGAAGTAAGAAGATTTGAGAAAAGGGAATGACTTTGATAAGACATTCTCACTAAATaacattattgatatatacgcGCGTCGGGCCCGAAAACGGTGCAGTCCTCCTTTGGAAGTTCTTGCGCTTCGTGGCTTAGGGGGGTTTCGTTTTGCGATCTAGCGATCTCGCGCGTACTCCACTTTTCCTTTGGCCACCAAAGCCGAGTAGGTCGCGTGTAATCTAGACGGAAACGTCGGTCTGAAAGAAGGGGATGGGGATGATGGTGGCAAAAGGGGTTgcaaagagtgagtgagaaacagagaaagagagaaaatgcatCGCTGGTAAAAACACAGAACCTGTGTGTGGGCACTACCTCAAAGTCTATCTAAATCCAAACGgtcctttatcttttcttttttttcccctcaaGGCTTCAGTCGTTTACGTGGTAAAGAACCTGCACATACcgccatttctctctctctctctctctctatttctctacatctcgatttctttctttatctcggcAGGCGAATGAGAAAGCTATTTGCGGAAGATATGGGTCGGCTACCCCGAATGGGAAAGACTGCCGTTGGCTGTTGCTgactgctgttgctgctactgctgctgctactgctactggcGCTGGCTgactctttttctcatcgttgATGCAAAGcaaacgtatgtacatacatatgtaccaatgtacgtatgtatgcatatatatatattctcccGGAACGTTTTACAGGGCCAAGAAGCGAGCCTAAGCAACGCGTGGGCTTATTACGTCGTTGAAGAAGCGAACGTCGTGCTAGGTGGCCCTACGACATTGCAAGCTAGTTTGATAGGGAAGCTTGGATAAGCAGAGGAggaaacgaaggagaaaacTAATCGACGAGGACGCCCATATGAGATAAATTATACCATATCTCGCTTTACGTTTCccgttttcattttcgattatatcgtttgtaaaaaaaaagaaaaaagaaaaaatagcagTGAAAATGTGATTACATTTGTACagagaaatttcaaaaattttcttcaaatttaataGCTATCAACATTTATGCTGGTTTATCGGTGAATGgtatagaatttaattaattttatttatatcctttcAGAAAATTTTTTGCTTGTCTTCAAAGGATACTGATGGTGAATTCTAATAAACATAAACATTAATGAATAAACTAAccatatagaaataaagacaaaatTCGTGAGATTGTCGTGAAGATATTTTTCCTTGAATCTTCTAtatttcgatttgatttttttttctcttttcttttcttttcgttgtcTAGATAAAAGGAGTGCATAAAGACAACACTCATTTCtataatgagaaagaaaaaaagaaaggagatgcagtctctctctctctctctctctctctctctctctctctctttctcgttccctTTTCGTTTCAATCGTCGAATCGCATCGCTTCGACTGATATCACCGGACGATGGCgatgacgaagacgacgacgacgagataTCGCTGTTGGCTTTATTTCTCGGTCTAATAATTTGAAATGGAGGAAAAAGTAGCGGAGTGGAGGAGACTACTTGACATTAATTGCGCGCGAACCATTACCGTTAACTTTCTTCGCgttttcgatcgaagaagCAGCATACATATGCATCGAGGTGAACCAATAGCCAACCTCGAGTGCTGCTTCATCAAACGATTTTTCCCAAAGGAAAAACTGTCTGGGAtgatgaagacgaagaaaagaaaggaagaaaaagggaaagggaaaaagaaaatcgtttctgCCTCTTCTTAgaagaaatatgttttttttttttccacaaaAATTGGAAAGATTCTGGCACGTCATTCTCGAGTTTCGTGAAAggtagaaataaagagagagaaaggtcggCCTTTTTAGCAACCCTTCGACGATGATTTTGCGTGTGGCATTCGTTGGGGAGACTTAATAAAACCGCTCCGAAAATACTCGTACCCTGTAGGCGGTTTCGCGGCAAGCGTGCGaggaaagtgaaagaaaaagaaaagaatatgacTACTCGTGTGTACCTTGGCGTGTCACACACGAATGTTGTCGCGTGTATCGTAATGTTCATTTCGGTGGAACATATTTTCTAGAAAGAATCTAGAAAAATGTAAAGTCAACGACGATCTTGAAAGATTTCGACGATATAAGGAAACATTTTAATGAGATATAAGATTTTAACGAACATGTACTTTCATTTTCCTCTTGCATTTCTTGCTATCTTTAAGATCTCCAGACGTTAAAAAGTATGTAAGGtggaagtaaagaaaaattaaacaaaaaactcTACTCACTTTCCTCTCGTAATCCCGATTAGGTACGGCCAACCACGGTAAATCCGTAACATGATTACGAAAGCTCTCCTCGAAGTCGAGAACATCAGCCACGTTACTCCAAAGCACCACGTGTACGACCTCGaactttttcctcctttccctTCCCTTGTTCGTGTTCTCGGTCGACGCACCGGCGGCAGAGGTAGCATCCATTCCCGCGTGTACCGCGTTGACACTCGCATAAAGTTCGACCAGCTGACGCGTGAAATCGTCGCAGGTTGCACCGGGATTGATGAAACTAAAGTACACACCGATAACATCGCACGCGGTACTACCGTCTTCATCGATGAGCGAACCGCTTGCATCACATGGCTTTGTATCCTGCGAATTAATCTGATTGCAACGAGCCAGTTGCTTGCCGAACAATCTATGTTGCCAACATATCGGCCGGCCGTTATTAATCGACTTTTTTAAGTCCAATGACGCCGAAGACGACTCGCTCGACATAAGCTGATCGCCAACGCACGCGGCCGCCATACCGCGCGCCTCTTACGATCCACGAACTATTCATTCACCCGGCGACTAAGCGCCGACAGATCCTAAGATCTCGAGATCACTCGTAAATTATTCCTcagataatatcgataaaaatcgaataaaaaatcttgtaCAGAACAAACGCGGAACGCTGCGGAACGCCGACTGATTCACGTTTCGTTGACTCGCGTTCGGCTCGGCGCGCTCTCCGATCGAACCCGAGATCGCCCGAACACCGCCAAATTTACCGCCCAACGCTCTTCGCCGTAACTCGGCGAAATTCGGTGGTGTAGTTGAAATTTTCGTCACCATGCGTCGCTGTTACTCGGCGTCTCTAACGACATTGATGGCTGATTTGcattattttaaacaattacatatatttttatgttgtGCGATAATCGTTTTTAGTTTGTTCTTATCATTTATCACATACttttatctacatatgtaatttttatcacACGTACAAATAGATTGGAGAAAAACTTAATacgttttaagaaaatattaagtcACCTGGAAATTCTAGTTATATAAGTGAACTTTCACTAAAAGAAGTTAGGATAGGTAggacgataatatatatatatatatacatatatatatctattatcgttcatatatatatgtgtgtatatatatgatgtatgtattttataacactgtgatcttatttttctatttatagtaaaaaattaaatgatttgtATGTCGTATATAATGATCagtaaataaaaacgagacTTCGTAATATGAAAGATTTGTAGTTAtattaaagttaaaattatGCAACGTAATCGTACGTAAAGGAGGTTTTGCATTAGTAGGGGTAATATGCAATGCGTTTTCGCATAACTAAGTCCAATCGTATGTTTGTAGCTAAGCTATAACGTTAAGTGATCAATGGAACATCGCACATCGCGCTCGCGCCGTCATACGTTTCTGTGCTCGAGTAGAATTGCTTCGTtattctttcg
Coding sequences within it:
- the LOC122631430 gene encoding nucleoredoxin-like — protein: MAAACVGDQLMSSESSSASLDLKKSINNGRPICWQHRLFGKQLARCNQINSQDTKPCDASGSLIDEDGSTACDVIGVYFSFINPGATCDDFTRQLVELYASVNAVHAGMDATSAAGASTENTNKGRERRKKFEVVHVVLWSNVADVLDFEESFRNHVTDLPWLAVPNRDYERKTRLTRRYRIKAGVPTLILLEGSNGSVVTRGGVERTIADPTGAEFPWKPPHPKAALEDGPLRSCGARDSNEPMLHEELRHCFKGVYFSAHWCPPCKAFTPQLVDTYQRIRERGHDFEVIFVSSDRSEESYNAYTETMPWLRIPFSQEERRRKLARALDVQAIPTLVILDPRDNIITLDGRAELLEDPEGLNFPWTSRLVNILTEKYATSLHDAPAIILFVEGDDCEIQFAESVLLPAAEAYRRDRPDYDPNYDDPDGILQFYIALDCETSDILREFVGLDDAVPLLTAIDIPRGVYVVMEDGAEITVDSVQQFVDGFRSDKLPKNKIVAVHKAPKNENVSA